The Lycium barbarum isolate Lr01 chromosome 4, ASM1917538v2, whole genome shotgun sequence nucleotide sequence atccaaatcaagccaccccaaaattttttccttggtataaatcaactatttagaggtccctaagtagcgtggaagcattgttggagcgatcaagtcatTCATTTAAGAGATTACAAACCCTAACccctttgtggagttgaagaagaaaggtaagtttgATCTTGTTTATTGTGTTGTGGACAttttattcatgttgtagtatgctaaaatggataaaaatcatgaaatatgaaatgttggaagtgggttgtgtgatgggtgtgctagCCGTGTAGTGTGGGTGTgattgtgtaaatgggtgttgtgattgaattgatgaattaattcttatATCATGTTAGAATTGTTGTAGAGTGgggaagagaataaaaatcatcaacatatatatgtatgtgtggattagccgtgtatatagcctctAATGCGTGACGAAGGATGAGTTAATATCGCTTATCGTcgatatgaattctagtttggaaatgagcttTAAATGACTTAAGATTAATATTAAGATTGTGCGGGCTGATTGGAGAGTCATTGTGCGTTgacgtaatttgtatattttatgaaaatcatatcgttatattgtggattgtgacgcaaaacatgacttgaaaatgaggaaaaatgaaaagagggCTGCTCGGCtaaaggggactgttttcggccaacagTGGAAAAATTTTcggatcgttggaaatattatgtgaattgtttagaatgttcttgaatgttgttagtatgggtttgggttaataatcgaatgtatgagcgataatgtggcttgaatgcAAGCCGTCGaaacgaatatttggaaagttgttgaaagatgtaaaagaaagctattaatgttgttttgcctttcgaattggttatcaatgtactaggttggttattgtggttgttgttgttgattttgagcgagacaaattctcgggatgacctatttacaggggaaatgctgccgaattttttgtagaatttaatggttagttggaaagaatggcttaagtgccttaactaatgtttggtattcgttggcgtattgtagaccttggggagcccgaggcgtagatttggagtagctttagattggctagcttggaagtgcgttcgaggtatgtaaagcaacctcctttctttttggcatgtcttagttttacataggctagattaaagccttaaggaaattcctatgattcgaaatccgagcatgatatgatccatatgtattctttggcactcttatgcatgatttgataaaagtatgaaccttcacgtctttgaaataatcgctttttGAACTTTGTatagaaaggtttcactttaaggaTTTTTCGTAATTCTTAAATGCCATTTCttgcacataaatgctcggattaccTCAATACTTTTGTAGGAGCCTATATGGCatgtgatatgtatgttttctatAGGCGagcccgactcgggtaaataaCCATCCGTGggccccgcgactttcctttatgaaattcggaaacttttgaaagaatttgttaagactattatttcgatttccaaatatgatcattttacttatgtttgaatttatgataatgattttatgcatatgactgctcacgactctattcgtgcattctgttattcgtttcgccgagtcccgggccggttctgttatcgtgcgcattttgatatactccggagttatgctgtgttatggttctccgagctactcgctaatgagggtcgggttccacttatgtttggtgaTGTGTTgtatatggcgttatgttgtgatgtgatatgtgacggggatacggagatttgaaatctttctggtgttatgctgtgtttatggcgccatcgacaggcggacgaccatattcttctataccctatgcatgactcacatatttgaaactaaataatttgataagattggatttgcacttatgtttgatactcccatttcgttatgtctcagattggctttctgtacattctgctttgcatactcagtacatatttcgtactgaccccctttcttcgggggctgcgtttcatgcccgcaggtacagacgcgcagttcggtgatcccccagtttaggatatccccttcagctgtttggagtgctcttctcatttcagagcatacacttttggtatatacttttgttCGTTATCTatgttgtatatattcgttcatgggtacggcggggccctgttccgccatatgattcgtttggtctgtttagaggtctgtagacttatttgtgggtgtgtgtgcctactacTGTACAGTTATGTCCatatgatctctttcgttatggcagccttgtcggctcgcacatgtatatgttgttctgttggcactgtgtggcctttgttggtatttgctgtgtacagggttattttggatagtccgaaaaacaaaggaaactctgccgaaattttctttgaaaatcttgtaaatttgaaacaccgccttgtcggcttctgttatatacctggatgtgtttgatataatctgaggcagcgtttgatatttgtaacggtataagtcatctgtttgccgctcggatttgtgattgtgttcgggtgcccaattcgggcactagtcacggcccgcggggtttgggtcgtgacagattgacACGAATTTGGTGGTAtccagaagacagaaaatatggTTGACACATGGAGTTCGTCAAGTAGTTCATCGATGTTGGGTATAGGTATATCTTCTAGTATCTGTAAGAAATTGCCTAGCAGATAACTTTCAGTAACTTATAAGTAACTGCTCAATCCTCCAGGACTTGTATGTTTTTTTGCTTCTTCCTCCTTGAATAAGTATGAAATATACGTGGCTTATCAGTACATCTGCAAAAAAGGGTCATCTTTACAAAGTTTCACCAACACAGTTAACATATTTACCTGATATTTACTAGAACAAATTGGCCCCATATTGTTAAGTAAAAAATTGTTGGTATCACAGTTAACATACCTGACAACTGATATTCACATCCAATATGCATGAATTTGCCCCGCATGATCAAGGCAAAAATTATTGGAAACCACTTAAAAGAAGATGACACATTGCTTTACCTGTAAATCCAAAATATTAAAGCAATCAAGAGCTCTCCAAATCAGCATAATCATCCTTTTACTCTATAATGATTGATCACCACCACTGAATAATGTCTCTGTACCTCCATCAAGTCATGTTTTGTCTCTGTACTAAAACATGTGCGACAACAAATAGAGACAGTCTACAGAAGCTAATAAGCTAAAAAAGATATCAAGAAAATCCTACATATAATTAAACCAATAGAACAAGTCAAACTCGATTTCACCTCCAGGAAAAAACTTTGTAAAACCAGGTAGGAGTTCTTCACTATAGATTTACCTACCAGTAGATGATATTGGAACAGAAGATATGAAGCAAATCAAAAGGCATGAGTTCTCACTTGGGTTTCATGCAAATTTTGTAGTCTTTTACTTTTCTTTTATCCCCTACCTAGTAAGGGTTAGTTTTTGGGTGATGCAACAGTAAACAGGTTTTTCTTAGTTAATTACAATATTTGTATATTATACATTTTAGGTTGCTTTACCTAATTGTTCACATACCCGTAACGGTCAAACGAACTGTCTGCTCTATTTCAAGCTGCAAAAATTATTAAAAACTTACTTTTAAACAGTGTGTTGACTCTGATATGACAAGCACACAATAGTAGATCTCTTACCTTTCCACCTCATATATTAATCATCTAAACTATCATAACAATCTACTTTTCCTAACAGCTTAGCCTTTCTAAACAGGAATTTATTTCCACACTATTAGTTGAAGATTTATAATAATAATGCTTTCTTTGAAGAAGctggaattttttattttttttgaagaaTGTCATCAAACTTGCGATGCAACAGATACAATACTCTAGGAGAAATCTGGCCAAGCTAGCTCTTTTTCTAGTCTAAAGAGGGAAAAAGTGAACAATAAATGCAATGTACCTGTGAATTAGGATAGAGGTTCATAGGAATATATATTGCTTCTTACTTTAAGCTGCAAGTGACTTGAAGGAAGTGAATAATGTGTTAAAGATATTAAAGGAATATTGGCTCTCTAGAAAATCACTGACATGTATATTACCTATTAACGATGGAACCAAGTCCACTCCTTGATAACTATGGCAGTTCATAATAACAACTGCAGTTCTCCTGAAATAGCCTGCAACCATAGATATAATAATCTCAGGTTGATTAGTCTGAATAATATACTccttctatcccaatttatgtgataaacAGAGTATCAAATAGTCTAAATAAAGCTTCATAATCCCAGAACTACAGTGAAATCTTCCCACACCCTCAAATGAAAAGAGAGTAAAAAGGAAATGAATCAGCCTAAGACTTTGTAAGAACAAAGAGAAAATTGAATGATAATCCTACCCCGGTTAGATAAATCAACAAAGCATTTGTAGAAAAGGCAGATAAACCAAAGTTAAATCAAGAGTCGAGGTTTTTCCTGTTAAAAAAGTCCAGGTTTTCCCTTACTGAAGCCAAATTCCTAGAAAAAGTGCATGTTCATTTAACTGAATAAGAAATTATGAGAGCAAATAAAGTGATATTATAAATAGAAATTAACACAAGAATAAAGTGAAGCTCATGTCCTGACCCTTCTAAGCACATTAACTGGTTTGCTGTTGATCGCACCTAAGCAATGTATGGCTACTTACTTCTAAATGGGTCATTTTGTCATGTGAACTCCCTATAGTTACCTGCTAGCAAAAAACCAAATAGATTTTTCCGAGACATTAATTGGCTTTCAATTCATAGTGAATTAACAAGAGTATATATAATGCATAAGATATTGTTCAATAATTCTGTCTTGTGGAAGTAAAATGTACCTTCAGTTTTGCTGAATGATAGACGTTTGTGTTacagaataattaaaaaacataaTGGAATACAAAGTTGTTTCAGGTTATAGTCAAACAATTTTGATGCATCAAAGTTCTTCCCCTCCCCCGCAACCTAATATTTTGTTCAATTGTTCCCCATAGCAATTCAGTGTATTCCCCTATAAGAGGTTTAACAAATAATTGTAAATGAATAATCTGTTCAAAAAATTAAATTGAACATTAATATGCTCATGTCGAAGAAACAGAGAAAAACAATCGCCAAATTCACATGCAGAGATATTTCAAAATGAATCAAGAATCCAAGGCGAAATGCATAAGCACGGAAGACAAAACACACAGGACGAGGAGAAAAGGAAAACAGTTGTCATGAATGTGACTGGATATGGATAGATTCTGGTCACCATGACTACATAAAAAGATATATATTCAACTCTTTTACCTAATGAATATAGTTAAGAAGTCACTCCTTTCAAAGTTCTGCCATTTAGCAACTTATATATACAGTTAATATCTTTTTGAATTTCAAATATCCTGAGACATATTATCAACATACCAAAGGGAATTCCAAGGGTACACAAGCTATAATGTGAAGCTCCATACAAAAGTCCATATTTTGTTGATACACACGGACCAGAAAGGGAAGGAATCCCAGCAATATCAGAGAGATTGCATATCCAGCCTCTTGCTTGTCTTCATCCTAAATATTCTTTTCTTAAGAAGCAAATCATGCACAAAACGAGCTTCGTCTCACTTCTCTTTTTCATTTAGTATACAAAGCAACAACTCAAGATTACGGGTACAAGGGACATATTCATTTGCAAGCATATCTTGACATATCTTCACTGCATCACCACTCCAATTATTAGCACAAAGAGAACTGAGAAGATTTTCATATGATGCCTTAGAAGGGGCCAATCCTTTTTTTAGCATTAGTGTGTATGAGAGCGATAGAGCATCAATGAGCCTTCCATGCTTGCATAGACCTCTTATTAAAGTGTTGTACACAATGTTATCTGGAGGACAATTCCGCTCAATCATAATGTTGAAAAGAGTAACCGCACAATCAACCTCCCCACTTCGGAAATGCCCATCAATTAGAATAGTAAAAGTAACTTGATTTGGTTGGAGGCCTTCATTTTGCATCAACTTAAAGCGGTTGTATGCGTCTTTCATCATCTTTGTCCTGCAAAAGCAAGAAATTATGCCATTATACAAGTACAAATTATGCATTAGGGGACTGTTGTTCACTTCGTTTATCAGCCGAAGTGCACGAGATTTAACTTCTTCCTGAGAGATAACTGAGGTTAATTTTTTCTCAGGCAACATAGCACTCTGAAGTAGACTGAACAACCTTTCCTTAGATTCTTCGTACTGTCCCTGTGGAAGAAGCCATTTCCGATCAAGTGAGCTAATATTTCTAGAAACACCACTGACCAACGTAATATAAGTTACCAGGTCTAGCTCAACCCCACTTCTTGTCATCAAATCAACCAACCTAAATGCAAATTCGGGATCTCTATTCCAGAAGAAGTGTTTTATAAGAGAAGTGCAAAGAACAGTATTTGGCTTGAAACCCTCTTCTATCATTCGATCGAGGTATGCACATGCCTTCTCtctcatgttttttttttactagCCCACTTATAAGAGAGTATAAGCATAGTGGCTTGGTTGAACTCCAGCTTCCAACATTTCGTCGAAGAGCTTAAGGGCTGGAATAGCTTGCCCATTTCTTGATAGAGCATTAATCATTGTCACATACATAGTTTTGTCAGGACAAATTCCAGCCTCTAGCATTGTCCAGAAAATGTCGTGGGCCTCATTTATTCTCTTTTTTCTGC carries:
- the LOC132637775 gene encoding pentatricopeptide repeat-containing protein At5g62370-like, which codes for MIEEGFKPNTVLCTSLIKHFFWNRDPEFAFRLVDLMTRSGVELDLVTYITLVSGVSRNISSLDRKWLLPQGQYEESKERLFSLLQSAMLPEKKLTSVISQEEVKSRALRLINEVNNSPLMHNLYLYNGIISCFCRTKMMKDAYNRFKLMQNEGLQPNQVTFTILIDGHFRSGEVDCAVTLFNIMIERNCPPDNIVYNTLIRGLCKHGRLIDALSLSYTLMLKKGLAPSKASYENLLSSLCANNWSGDAVKICQDMLANEYVPCTRNLELLLCILNEKEK